A window of Apodemus sylvaticus chromosome 9, mApoSyl1.1, whole genome shotgun sequence contains these coding sequences:
- the Slc29a1 gene encoding equilibrative nucleoside transporter 1 isoform X1, translated as MTTRHQPQDRYKAVWLIFFVLGLGTLLPWNFFMTATKYFTNRLDVSQNVSLVTNQSCESTKALADPTVSLPGRSPLSAIFNNVMTLCAMLPLLIFTCLNSFLHQRISQSVRILGSLVAILLVFLVTAALVKVEMDALPFFIITMIKIVLINSFGAILQASLFGLAGVLPANYTAPIMSGQGLAGFFTSVAMICAIASGSENGSELSESAFGYFITACAVVILAIMCYLALPRMEFYRHYLQLNLSGPTEQETKLDLIREEPKGRREESGVPGPNSPPTNRNHSIKAILKSIWVLALSVCFIFTVTIGLFPAVTAEVESSIAGTSSWKSYFIPVACFLNFNVFDWLGRSLTAVCMWPGKESRWLPVLVASRIVFIPLLMLCNVKPRHCGAQRHHFIFKHDAWFIAFMAAFAFSNGYLASLCMCFGPKKVKPAEAETAGNIMSFFLCLGLALGAVLSFLLRALV; from the exons ATGACAACCAGACACCAGCCTCAGGACAG GTATAAGGCAGTATGGCTTATCTTCTTTGTGCTCGGCCTGGGGACACTGCTCCCCTGGAACTTTTTTATGACAGCAACCAAG TATTTCACAAACCGCCTGGACGTGTCCCAGAATGTGTCCTTGGTCACTAACCAATCATGCGAAAGCACCAAGGCCTTGGCTGACCCCACAGTGTCCTTGCCAGGCCGGAGTCCTCTCAGTGCCATCTTCAACAATGTCATGACCCTGTGTGCCATGCTGCCCTTGCTGATCTTCACCTGCCTCAACTCGTTCCTGCATCAGCG GATCTCTCAGTCTGTTCGGATCTTGGGCAGCCTGGTGGCTATCCTGCTTGTGTTCCTCGTCACTGCCGCCCTGGTGAAGGTGGAGATGGATGCTCTGCCCTTCTTCATTATCACCATGATCAAGATTGTGCTTATTAATT CATTTGGTGCCATTTTGCAAGCCAGCCTCTTCGGACTGGCAGGCGTCTTGCCAGCCAACTACACAGCCCCTATCATGAGTGGCCAGGGCCTGGCTGGCTTCTTCACCTCCGTGGCCATGATCTGTGCTATTGCCA GTGGTTCTGAAAATGGTTCTGAGCTGTCAGAAAGCGCCTTTGGCTATTTCATCACAGCCTGTGCAGTTGTCATTTTGGCCATCATGTGTTACCTGGCTCTGCCTCGGATG GAATTCTATCGCCATTACCTGCAGCTCAACCTTTCGGGGCCTACAGAGCAGGAAACCAAGTTGGATCTCATAA GAGAGGAgccaaaaggaagaagagaggaatcTGGGGTGCCAGGCCCCAACTCTCCACCCACCAACAGAAACCATTCTATCAAAGCCATACTTAAGAGT atcTGGGTCCTGGCTCTGTCCGTCTGTTTCATATTCACGGTCACCATTGGGTTGTTCCCTGCTGTGACTGCTGAGGTGGAATCCAGCATCGCAGGCACAAGTTCCTGGA AAAGCTACTTCATTCCTGTGGCCTGTTTCTTGAATTTCAACGTCTTTGACTGGCTAGGCCGGAGCCTCACagctgtgtgcatgtgg CCTGGTAAGGAGAGCCGCTGGCTGCCGGTTTTGGTCGCCTCGAGGATTGTGTTTATCCCCCTGCTGATGCTCTGCAATGTGAAACCGCGCCACTGCGGCGCGCAGCGGCACCACTTCATCTTTAAGCACGACGCCTGGTTCATCGCCTTCATGGCTGCCTTTGCCTTCTCCAATGGCTACCTCGCCAGCCTGTGCATGTGCTTCGGGCCCAA GAAAGTCAAACCAGCTGAGGCGGAGACAGCAGGAAACATCATGtccttctttctgtgtctgggccTGGCTCTGGGAGCTGTATTGTCCTTCCTGTTAAGGGCACTTGTGTGA
- the Slc29a1 gene encoding equilibrative nucleoside transporter 1 isoform X2, translated as MAYLLCARPGDTAPLELFYDSNQGRSPLSAIFNNVMTLCAMLPLLIFTCLNSFLHQRISQSVRILGSLVAILLVFLVTAALVKVEMDALPFFIITMIKIVLINSFGAILQASLFGLAGVLPANYTAPIMSGQGLAGFFTSVAMICAIASGSENGSELSESAFGYFITACAVVILAIMCYLALPRMEFYRHYLQLNLSGPTEQETKLDLIREEPKGRREESGVPGPNSPPTNRNHSIKAILKSIWVLALSVCFIFTVTIGLFPAVTAEVESSIAGTSSWKSYFIPVACFLNFNVFDWLGRSLTAVCMWPGKESRWLPVLVASRIVFIPLLMLCNVKPRHCGAQRHHFIFKHDAWFIAFMAAFAFSNGYLASLCMCFGPKKVKPAEAETAGNIMSFFLCLGLALGAVLSFLLRALV; from the exons ATGGCTTATCTTCTTTGTGCTCGGCCTGGGGACACTGCTCCCCTGGAACTTTTTTATGACAGCAACCAAG GCCGGAGTCCTCTCAGTGCCATCTTCAACAATGTCATGACCCTGTGTGCCATGCTGCCCTTGCTGATCTTCACCTGCCTCAACTCGTTCCTGCATCAGCG GATCTCTCAGTCTGTTCGGATCTTGGGCAGCCTGGTGGCTATCCTGCTTGTGTTCCTCGTCACTGCCGCCCTGGTGAAGGTGGAGATGGATGCTCTGCCCTTCTTCATTATCACCATGATCAAGATTGTGCTTATTAATT CATTTGGTGCCATTTTGCAAGCCAGCCTCTTCGGACTGGCAGGCGTCTTGCCAGCCAACTACACAGCCCCTATCATGAGTGGCCAGGGCCTGGCTGGCTTCTTCACCTCCGTGGCCATGATCTGTGCTATTGCCA GTGGTTCTGAAAATGGTTCTGAGCTGTCAGAAAGCGCCTTTGGCTATTTCATCACAGCCTGTGCAGTTGTCATTTTGGCCATCATGTGTTACCTGGCTCTGCCTCGGATG GAATTCTATCGCCATTACCTGCAGCTCAACCTTTCGGGGCCTACAGAGCAGGAAACCAAGTTGGATCTCATAA GAGAGGAgccaaaaggaagaagagaggaatcTGGGGTGCCAGGCCCCAACTCTCCACCCACCAACAGAAACCATTCTATCAAAGCCATACTTAAGAGT atcTGGGTCCTGGCTCTGTCCGTCTGTTTCATATTCACGGTCACCATTGGGTTGTTCCCTGCTGTGACTGCTGAGGTGGAATCCAGCATCGCAGGCACAAGTTCCTGGA AAAGCTACTTCATTCCTGTGGCCTGTTTCTTGAATTTCAACGTCTTTGACTGGCTAGGCCGGAGCCTCACagctgtgtgcatgtgg CCTGGTAAGGAGAGCCGCTGGCTGCCGGTTTTGGTCGCCTCGAGGATTGTGTTTATCCCCCTGCTGATGCTCTGCAATGTGAAACCGCGCCACTGCGGCGCGCAGCGGCACCACTTCATCTTTAAGCACGACGCCTGGTTCATCGCCTTCATGGCTGCCTTTGCCTTCTCCAATGGCTACCTCGCCAGCCTGTGCATGTGCTTCGGGCCCAA GAAAGTCAAACCAGCTGAGGCGGAGACAGCAGGAAACATCATGtccttctttctgtgtctgggccTGGCTCTGGGAGCTGTATTGTCCTTCCTGTTAAGGGCACTTGTGTGA